The following proteins come from a genomic window of Companilactobacillus pabuli:
- a CDS encoding ROK family protein — MKPIITIDVGGTTIKHALFDESKQVLTNKSAVATPKNLATFYTVIENVVKRYDRTKIAGVALSIPGAVNQQTGIIGGISALPYIHNFPIEAALEKRLNLPVSMENDANCAALAEINSGMAVNMQNIVMLVIGTGVGGAVVINRQLVHGQHLLGGEFGMMLGQTDQRLSLVGTAVRMAQHYNQAYKTNYTGKEILAMAQKGDSTAQKYALKLYDNLARAIFNLQFVVDPEAFIIGGGVSSNQAFINNLNEAAQRLVQRVADIKLVPKIIPAYYHNDANLIGAALNFKVKKAVLI; from the coding sequence ATGAAACCAATAATAACAATTGATGTTGGTGGAACAACGATTAAACACGCTTTATTTGATGAATCGAAACAAGTTTTAACTAATAAGAGTGCGGTTGCGACACCAAAGAATTTAGCAACATTTTATACAGTAATTGAGAATGTAGTAAAAAGGTATGATCGAACCAAGATTGCCGGGGTAGCTTTGAGTATTCCAGGAGCTGTCAATCAACAAACAGGGATTATTGGTGGCATTAGCGCCTTGCCGTATATCCATAATTTTCCAATTGAAGCCGCTTTGGAAAAACGTTTGAATTTGCCAGTTTCAATGGAAAATGACGCCAATTGTGCAGCCTTAGCTGAAATTAATAGTGGAATGGCCGTCAACATGCAAAATATCGTCATGTTAGTGATTGGAACCGGAGTTGGTGGGGCTGTTGTTATTAATCGGCAATTAGTTCATGGTCAGCATTTACTAGGTGGAGAATTTGGGATGATGCTAGGTCAAACCGATCAACGTCTCAGTCTAGTTGGTACTGCAGTGAGAATGGCTCAACATTACAATCAAGCATATAAGACTAATTACACTGGAAAAGAAATTCTAGCAATGGCTCAAAAGGGTGATTCAACTGCTCAAAAGTACGCACTGAAGTTGTATGATAATTTAGCTCGAGCAATTTTTAATTTACAATTTGTCGTTGATCCTGAGGCTTTTATCATTGGCGGTGGCGTTTCGAGTAATCAAGCTTTCATCAATAATTTGAATGAAGCTGCTCAAAGATTAGTTCAGCGAGTAGCCGATATTAAATTAGTTCCCAAAATTATCCCTGCGTATTATCACAATGATGCCAATTTGATTGGTGCGGCCTTGAATTTCAAAGTTAAAAAAGCTGTCTTGATTTGA
- a CDS encoding CCA tRNA nucleotidyltransferase produces the protein MQIKQLPADFQAALPVLKKIEQAGFEAYFVGGSVRDHILGLSIHDVDIATSAYPEEIKEIFKRTVDTGIQHGTVTVLMGDDSYEITTFRTESGYQDYRRPDKVTFVRSLADDLKRRDFTINALAVDKDGQVIDKFDGLKDLDKKIIRAVGHAEERFHEDALRMMRAVRFQAQLNFKIEEKTAQAIADNAPLLAKIAIERIREEFVKMMLSQNWQTGLADFIKLGLSEYCPGFKDQKLELAELLEIKDTEFVDEEAAFSAIGYVLSLNHQEFNAFLRDWKVSNKTREASLNTLNLLHLFESQDFDLWNIYKLGVDNLDRTIELSKMFQIEFDYTNLKQKVDQIAIKSSHDLQLTGKNVCEILDVKPGPIIGKSMSQMERAVVEGNVSNNFDDLRHYLLSNQ, from the coding sequence ATGCAAATCAAACAACTTCCTGCAGATTTTCAAGCAGCATTACCAGTTTTAAAAAAAATAGAACAAGCCGGATTTGAAGCTTATTTTGTAGGAGGTAGTGTCCGTGATCATATTTTAGGACTATCGATCCACGACGTTGATATTGCTACTAGTGCTTACCCAGAAGAAATCAAAGAGATTTTTAAACGCACAGTCGACACTGGAATCCAACATGGAACAGTAACAGTCTTAATGGGGGATGATTCGTATGAGATCACTACCTTTAGAACTGAATCTGGTTATCAGGATTATCGTCGTCCTGACAAAGTAACTTTCGTACGCTCTTTAGCCGATGATTTAAAGAGACGTGATTTTACGATCAATGCCTTAGCCGTTGACAAAGATGGTCAAGTAATTGATAAATTTGATGGATTAAAGGATTTAGATAAGAAAATTATTCGTGCAGTCGGTCATGCTGAGGAAAGATTTCACGAAGATGCCTTGAGAATGATGCGAGCAGTAAGATTTCAAGCGCAGTTGAATTTCAAAATTGAAGAAAAAACTGCTCAAGCGATTGCAGATAATGCTCCGTTACTAGCTAAAATTGCAATTGAACGTATCCGTGAAGAATTTGTCAAAATGATGTTGAGTCAAAATTGGCAAACTGGTCTGGCAGATTTTATTAAGTTAGGGTTAAGCGAATATTGTCCAGGTTTTAAGGATCAAAAATTAGAGTTAGCAGAGTTGTTGGAAATCAAGGATACTGAATTTGTCGATGAAGAAGCAGCTTTTAGTGCTATCGGCTACGTCTTAAGCTTGAATCACCAGGAATTCAATGCCTTTTTGCGTGATTGGAAGGTTTCTAATAAAACTCGTGAAGCTAGTTTGAATACTTTAAATCTATTGCACCTTTTTGAGAGTCAGGATTTTGATCTTTGGAACATTTATAAGCTTGGAGTCGATAATTTGGATCGTACGATTGAGTTATCGAAGATGTTCCAAATCGAATTTGATTATACAAATTTAAAGCAAAAAGTAGATCAAATTGCTATTAAAAGTAGTCATGATTTGCAGCTAACAGGTAAGAATGTTTGTGAAATATTGGACGTAAAACCGGGACCAATCATCGGTAAATCGATGTCACAAATGGAGCGTGCTGTCGTGGAAGGAAACGTTTCCAATAATTTTGATGATTTGAGACATTATTTGTTAAGTAATCAATAA